One Pullulanibacillus sp. KACC 23026 DNA segment encodes these proteins:
- the spoIIIAF gene encoding stage III sporulation protein AF, protein MQAVSNWITQIIFIIMFAMVLELLLPNERFNRYVKTVIGLILILVLLNPIMSLFNMPVESILSQFNPPAESDSIKNSMNEQKKEIESGQRAYISKQVAVQMKSYVKGELSNRYGLAIQNLNLTLDPNDPNVPKHITVTLEKTRSDSQTPTPAEDDQVTVDSVSKVTVASVTISQDGTGTKAADKSFSNETAVKNFLAKEWNLPKDKITLQLKGGDT, encoded by the coding sequence ATGCAGGCCGTCTCTAACTGGATTACGCAAATCATTTTCATCATTATGTTTGCCATGGTATTAGAACTCTTATTGCCGAACGAACGCTTTAATCGATATGTCAAGACAGTCATTGGATTAATCTTGATCCTAGTTCTATTAAATCCAATCATGAGTCTTTTTAACATGCCAGTGGAGTCCATTCTAAGTCAATTCAATCCCCCGGCAGAAAGCGACTCTATAAAAAATTCAATGAATGAGCAAAAAAAAGAAATAGAATCTGGACAACGTGCATATATTTCTAAACAAGTGGCTGTCCAAATGAAATCTTATGTGAAAGGGGAGTTGAGTAATCGCTATGGCCTCGCTATCCAAAACCTTAACCTAACATTAGATCCGAATGATCCCAATGTACCAAAACATATCACAGTGACTTTGGAGAAAACGCGGTCAGACTCACAAACACCAACACCCGCAGAGGACGATCAGGTGACAGTTGATTCCGTTTCAAAGGTAACCGTTGCTTCAGTCACTATCTCCCAAGATGGAACCGGTACAAAAGCTGCTGATAAGTCCTTTTCAAATGAAACAGCTGTAAAGAATTTTTTAGCAAAAGAATGGAATCTACCAAAAGACAAAATAACCCTCCAGTTGAAGGGAGGCGACACTTAA
- a CDS encoding YqhR family membrane protein, which yields MAEKKTTNEQQSEITSPVRTFAIGFWGGLIWGFLGFISYYLNFAKYGPGLILAPWALGKWKVGLKGQILGIIAITILSIVIAFIYRAVLGKVKNIWISVGFGMVLWVIVFYIIQPWIPGLKPVLKLGLNTISTSLCLYVLYGLFIGYSISFDLQMKQSSDYSNE from the coding sequence GTGGCTGAAAAGAAGACAACAAATGAGCAACAATCAGAGATAACATCACCTGTCAGGACCTTCGCGATTGGCTTCTGGGGCGGTTTGATTTGGGGTTTTTTAGGGTTTATTTCGTATTATCTGAACTTTGCAAAGTATGGTCCTGGACTTATTTTAGCTCCTTGGGCACTTGGGAAATGGAAGGTCGGCTTAAAAGGGCAAATTCTTGGTATTATTGCGATTACCATTTTATCGATTGTGATTGCCTTCATATATAGAGCGGTATTGGGGAAGGTGAAAAACATTTGGATATCGGTTGGTTTTGGCATGGTCTTATGGGTGATTGTGTTCTATATCATCCAACCATGGATCCCAGGTTTGAAGCCTGTGCTTAAACTTGGCCTGAATACCATTTCAACTTCACTATGTCTTTATGTTTTGTACGGTCTTTTTATCGGCTATTCCATTTCTTTTGATCTTCAAATGAAGCAATCCTCTGACTACTCAAATGAATAA
- a CDS encoding SA1362 family protein → MKGSWSNLLFLLVILLGVIGLVSLMWLHPMLLVKRLIIGGLIIGGIYVVYRLVTRHSPNETQAYRRAVRQSKKRKKPFARERRRSSSNLRAITTNKSLKKRRPPLERIRHKGHGHLTVIEGKKKKKKRSFL, encoded by the coding sequence TTGAAAGGATCATGGTCAAATCTTCTCTTTCTGCTTGTGATTCTTCTTGGTGTAATTGGTCTTGTCTCTTTAATGTGGCTACACCCCATGCTCCTTGTCAAAAGACTAATAATAGGCGGCTTGATAATTGGCGGAATTTATGTTGTTTACCGATTGGTAACTCGCCATTCACCTAATGAAACGCAGGCTTATCGCCGTGCGGTCAGACAATCCAAGAAGCGCAAAAAGCCATTTGCGCGTGAACGCAGACGTTCCTCCTCCAATCTTAGGGCCATTACAACAAATAAATCTCTTAAGAAAAGACGACCTCCTCTTGAGCGGATTCGTCATAAAGGTCACGGACATTTAACCGTTATTGAAGGTAAAAAGAAAAAGAAAAAACGCAGCTTTCTATAA
- the spoIIIAD gene encoding stage III sporulation protein AD yields the protein MEILQIVGIGLIATFLSLILNEQKPAFAFLLMVFVGATIFIFLIGQISQVITMLERLAINAHLNLVYVETVLKIVGIAYIAEFGAQIAKDAGQGAMASKIELAGKILILVMAIPIITAIIQTVVGLIPQ from the coding sequence ATTGAAATCTTACAAATTGTTGGTATAGGGTTAATCGCGACCTTTCTCAGTCTTATATTAAATGAACAAAAGCCTGCCTTTGCTTTCTTGCTAATGGTGTTTGTCGGGGCAACGATTTTTATCTTTTTGATCGGACAAATCAGTCAAGTGATCACCATGTTAGAACGTTTAGCGATTAATGCTCATTTAAATTTAGTTTATGTGGAAACCGTTCTGAAAATTGTTGGTATTGCCTACATAGCAGAATTCGGTGCCCAGATCGCTAAGGATGCCGGTCAAGGAGCAATGGCTTCTAAGATTGAGCTGGCCGGAAAAATTCTCATACTTGTCATGGCCATTCCCATTATCACAGCTATTATTCAAACAGTCGTCGGATTAATCCCACAATAA
- the spoIIIAA gene encoding stage III sporulation protein AA has product MLPKDLSDRIRNLVEQKTITLEEIRLRLHRPIELMGTGQVLYLDQQRLLTSQDMKVLMGNLSAYSLYTLEEELKRGYVTISGGHRVGINGKVVTEGSHVKMIRDVSSLNIRIAREKIGVAEPLAHFLFDKGQWLSTLVIGSPQTGKTTLLRDLARVISSGLEKRAPHKVGIVDERSEIAGCIRGVPQNTFGIRVDVLDACPKAEGMMMMIRSMSPDVLIVDEIGRQEDTEAMLEALNAGVSVMATAHAYNLEQLWKRPTLKPLLDHQVFSRFVILENDARQGRLYTVYNDSGVCLSSRKSVRVG; this is encoded by the coding sequence ATCTTACCTAAGGATCTAAGTGACCGTATTCGAAACCTTGTTGAACAAAAAACGATAACTCTTGAAGAAATCCGACTCCGACTTCATCGTCCAATTGAACTGATGGGGACTGGACAAGTCCTCTATTTAGATCAGCAGCGCCTACTGACCTCACAAGATATGAAAGTCCTAATGGGAAACCTCAGTGCTTACTCTCTTTATACGTTGGAAGAGGAATTAAAAAGAGGCTATGTGACCATTAGCGGCGGCCACCGAGTCGGTATAAATGGCAAGGTGGTTACCGAAGGAAGTCATGTGAAGATGATCCGTGACGTCAGTTCCCTGAACATACGGATTGCCAGGGAGAAAATTGGCGTGGCAGAGCCGCTTGCCCATTTTCTTTTTGATAAAGGACAGTGGTTAAGCACCTTAGTAATTGGTTCACCGCAAACAGGAAAGACGACCCTTTTGCGCGATCTAGCACGCGTCATCAGCAGTGGATTGGAGAAACGTGCGCCACATAAGGTTGGCATTGTGGACGAGCGTTCAGAAATTGCGGGCTGTATCAGAGGGGTACCGCAGAACACATTTGGCATTCGAGTGGATGTCCTCGATGCCTGTCCGAAAGCGGAAGGCATGATGATGATGATTCGTTCCATGAGTCCGGATGTCCTAATTGTGGACGAGATCGGCAGGCAAGAAGATACGGAAGCCATGCTCGAAGCTTTAAATGCAGGTGTCTCTGTTATGGCAACCGCCCACGCTTATAATTTGGAACAATTATGGAAACGCCCTACTTTAAAACCGCTTTTGGATCATCAAGTCTTTTCTCGTTTTGTGATTTTAGAGAATGACGCGAGGCAAGGACGTTTATATACAGTCTATAACGATTCGGGCGTTTGTCTTTCTTCTAGGAAGAGCGTGAGAGTCGGATGA
- a CDS encoding vitamin B12-dependent ribonucleotide reductase codes for MSVTVRGELEINKEALNKDIELFPQVFPITDEMSTTRSGVSRLVMLDRYAFKDTEKKTIKPGDFVVLTVMNDPKFPARGLGFIRELYPESNEALIQVTEDYRHVLATEEERENGLIRRSLDVIDKPLEVYYEQIAKRNARGLSSVETSVEKRQASFDDFYKELVSMNFVPAGRVLYGAGADTFVTYFNCYVMPFVKDSREGIAEHRKKVMEIMSRGGGVGTNGSTLRPRNTLARGVNGKSSGSVSWLDDIAKLTHLVEQGGSRRGAQMIMLADSHPDIIEFIISKMQNPRILRYLIETAEDEAIRSLAKDKLKFTPFTETEKDLYQGIVNYKHFPGQGGFTDKAIKEAETRLRDGGTYTVNNPEFLTGANISVTLTKEFMDAVENDGDFELRFPDVEHYTPEEMAIYNNEWHECGDVREWEARGFGVRVYRTIRARELWNLINVCATYSAEPGIFFIDNANDKTNAKAYGQKVVATNPCGEQPLAPYSVCNLAAVNLANMANKATKEVDYEKLKETVRVGVRMQDNVIDATPYFLEENRVQALGERRVGLGVMGLHDLLIYCETEYGSKVGNELVDRIFETIATTAYRTSIELAKEKGSFPFLVGKTEEETKTLRERFINTGYMKTMPEDIRQGILEHGIRNSHLLTVAPTGSTGTMVGVSTGLEPYFSFSYFRSGRLGKFIEVKADIVQEYLDQHPEASSDNLPNWFVTAMELSPEAHADTQCVIQRWVDSSISKTVNAPKGYTVDQVKGVYERLYKGGAKGGTVYVDGSRDAQVLTLKAEENTFEEDEMLPETKVEQKAKVVLVDTITELDKTNVTYGSEVGDTCPICRQGTVEELGGCNTCTNCNAQLKCGL; via the coding sequence ATGAGTGTGACTGTGCGAGGAGAATTAGAAATTAACAAAGAGGCATTGAACAAGGACATTGAGTTGTTCCCGCAGGTGTTTCCTATTACGGATGAAATGAGCACAACAAGAAGCGGTGTCTCAAGGCTCGTTATGTTAGACCGCTATGCTTTTAAAGATACCGAGAAGAAAACCATTAAGCCAGGTGATTTTGTTGTTTTAACGGTGATGAACGATCCGAAGTTTCCTGCACGTGGTCTTGGTTTTATTCGTGAGTTATATCCTGAATCTAATGAGGCACTTATTCAAGTGACGGAGGATTATCGTCATGTTCTGGCGACGGAAGAAGAACGTGAGAATGGTCTGATCAGACGCTCCCTTGATGTAATTGATAAGCCGCTTGAAGTGTATTATGAGCAGATTGCGAAACGAAATGCCCGCGGATTATCTAGTGTTGAGACATCTGTTGAAAAAAGACAAGCCTCGTTTGATGACTTCTACAAAGAGCTTGTATCTATGAATTTTGTACCGGCAGGACGAGTTCTTTATGGAGCCGGTGCAGATACGTTTGTTACGTATTTCAACTGTTATGTTATGCCTTTTGTTAAGGACTCGCGAGAAGGTATTGCTGAGCATCGCAAAAAAGTAATGGAAATCATGAGCCGCGGCGGCGGGGTGGGAACAAATGGCTCCACTCTGCGTCCGAGAAATACTTTGGCACGTGGTGTTAATGGTAAATCATCGGGATCGGTCTCTTGGTTAGATGACATCGCCAAACTTACCCACCTTGTTGAGCAGGGCGGATCCCGCAGAGGCGCTCAAATGATCATGCTGGCAGATTCTCATCCAGATATCATAGAATTTATTATTTCGAAAATGCAAAACCCTCGTATTTTGCGCTACTTAATTGAAACAGCAGAAGATGAAGCGATTCGCTCTTTAGCGAAGGATAAATTGAAATTTACACCTTTCACCGAAACAGAAAAGGATCTCTACCAAGGAATTGTTAATTATAAGCATTTTCCGGGTCAAGGCGGTTTTACCGACAAGGCAATTAAAGAGGCTGAAACACGCCTAAGAGATGGCGGTACGTATACCGTTAATAATCCAGAGTTTCTGACAGGTGCGAATATTTCAGTCACCCTTACGAAGGAATTCATGGATGCTGTTGAAAACGATGGGGATTTCGAACTTCGTTTTCCTGATGTCGAGCATTATACGCCTGAAGAAATGGCGATTTATAACAACGAATGGCATGAGTGCGGCGATGTGCGCGAATGGGAAGCTCGCGGATTTGGGGTGCGTGTTTACCGCACGATTCGTGCAAGAGAGCTGTGGAATCTCATTAATGTCTGTGCAACTTACTCAGCAGAACCTGGGATTTTCTTCATTGACAATGCGAATGATAAGACAAATGCCAAAGCTTATGGACAAAAAGTAGTCGCGACAAATCCATGTGGTGAACAACCACTCGCTCCGTATTCGGTTTGTAACCTTGCAGCGGTTAACTTAGCGAATATGGCGAATAAAGCAACAAAAGAAGTTGATTATGAAAAATTAAAAGAGACCGTTCGCGTCGGTGTCCGTATGCAGGACAACGTGATCGATGCAACACCTTATTTCCTTGAGGAAAACCGTGTTCAAGCATTAGGGGAGCGCCGTGTCGGATTAGGGGTAATGGGCCTTCATGACCTTTTAATTTACTGTGAAACAGAATACGGCTCTAAAGTAGGGAATGAGCTTGTCGACCGCATTTTCGAAACGATTGCGACAACGGCTTATAGAACCTCTATTGAACTGGCTAAGGAAAAAGGAAGCTTCCCATTCTTGGTTGGCAAGACAGAAGAAGAGACCAAGACCTTGCGTGAGCGTTTCATTAATACTGGCTATATGAAAACAATGCCTGAAGATATTCGTCAAGGTATCTTAGAGCATGGTATTCGCAACTCCCATCTCTTAACCGTTGCGCCAACCGGCTCCACGGGGACGATGGTTGGGGTTTCAACCGGCCTTGAACCATACTTCTCATTCTCTTACTTCCGCAGCGGACGCTTAGGTAAGTTTATTGAAGTCAAAGCCGATATCGTACAAGAATATTTAGATCAGCATCCTGAAGCTTCATCAGATAATCTGCCAAATTGGTTTGTAACCGCAATGGAACTTTCACCAGAGGCGCATGCGGATACACAATGTGTCATTCAGCGCTGGGTAGACAGCTCGATCAGTAAAACGGTTAATGCACCAAAAGGTTATACAGTGGATCAAGTTAAAGGGGTCTATGAGCGTCTTTACAAAGGCGGCGCTAAAGGTGGAACCGTTTATGTGGATGGCAGCCGTGATGCACAGGTCTTAACGCTTAAAGCAGAAGAAAACACCTTTGAAGAAGATGAAATGTTACCAGAAACAAAAGTTGAGCAAAAGGCCAAAGTTGTTTTGGTGGACACCATCACAGAGTTGGACAAAACCAACGTCACTTACGGATCTGAAGTCGGCGACACTTGCCCAATCTGTCGTCAAGGAACCGTCGAAGAACTAGGCGGCTGTAACACCTGCACAAACTGCAACGCTCAATTGAAATGCGGTTTATAA
- the efp gene encoding elongation factor P yields MISVNDFKTGLTIEVDGGIWQVLEFQHVKPGKGAAFVRSKLRNLRTGAIQEKTFRGGEKVDRAHIDNRKMQYLYANGDQHAFMDLESFEQIELASSQIKEQLKFLKENMEVHIQSFQGETLGVELPNTVELEVVETEPGIKGDTASGGSKPATLETGYVVQVPFFVNQGDRLIIDTRSGDYVSRA; encoded by the coding sequence ATGATTTCAGTTAACGATTTTAAAACAGGACTTACCATTGAAGTGGATGGAGGCATCTGGCAGGTCCTCGAATTCCAACACGTTAAACCAGGTAAAGGAGCAGCATTTGTTCGTTCTAAGTTACGCAATTTAAGAACGGGTGCTATCCAAGAAAAAACATTCCGCGGCGGTGAAAAAGTAGATCGCGCACATATCGATAACCGCAAAATGCAATATCTATATGCCAATGGCGATCAACATGCATTTATGGATTTGGAATCCTTTGAGCAAATTGAGTTAGCATCAAGCCAAATCAAAGAACAGCTTAAATTTTTGAAAGAAAATATGGAAGTTCATATTCAATCCTTCCAAGGTGAAACTTTAGGGGTTGAACTTCCTAATACGGTGGAATTAGAAGTGGTTGAAACCGAGCCAGGAATTAAGGGTGACACAGCTTCCGGCGGTTCAAAACCAGCTACATTAGAAACGGGTTACGTCGTTCAAGTTCCTTTCTTTGTGAACCAAGGCGATCGTTTAATCATTGACACTCGTAGCGGTGACTACGTTTCTAGAGCTTAA
- the aroQ gene encoding type II 3-dehydroquinate dehydratase, whose protein sequence is MNAYLILNGPNLNALGQREPDVYGHKTLADLEKEIKAFAASRGFEVTFRQSNHEGALIDWIQEAEGKYQGLVMNPGAFTHYSYAIRDALASLSIPSVEVHISNVHKREAFRHQSVLAPVMNGQIVGLGFHGYRLALDYLESL, encoded by the coding sequence ATGAACGCTTATTTAATTCTAAATGGACCTAATCTGAATGCTCTTGGACAAAGAGAGCCTGATGTTTACGGTCATAAGACGTTGGCAGACCTAGAGAAGGAAATCAAGGCTTTCGCTGCTTCACGAGGCTTCGAAGTGACATTTCGTCAAAGCAATCATGAAGGAGCCTTGATTGATTGGATACAGGAGGCTGAAGGAAAGTATCAGGGATTGGTCATGAATCCAGGAGCTTTCACTCATTACAGCTACGCCATACGAGATGCCCTTGCCAGCTTGTCCATTCCGTCAGTTGAAGTTCATATTTCGAATGTTCATAAGCGTGAAGCATTCCGACATCAATCGGTGCTTGCTCCTGTTATGAATGGGCAAATTGTAGGCCTTGGTTTTCATGGCTATCGCTTAGCCCTCGATTATTTAGAAAGCCTTTAA
- the spoIIIAG gene encoding stage III sporulation protein AG, which yields MSPQEMWKKILAAVSTKTGKSPKKPLKNLLILLGIGIALMLLSHFYSGGVKPKTQATAETAGTQTSSDKGASQPASLLKKTSDHPQTMDEYASYYEDRLKSMLDSMAGISNAKVLVTLSSGPEQVYQQDVKTSDQKTTEHDSNGGTRSTVNKSDDSSLVTIDQGNGQKSPILVTEKGPTVKAILVVANGVTRPSAQERVINAVSTVLDVPSYKVSVQERK from the coding sequence ATGTCACCACAGGAGATGTGGAAGAAGATACTGGCAGCCGTCTCGACAAAAACGGGGAAATCACCAAAGAAACCGTTGAAAAACTTATTGATTTTACTAGGGATTGGCATCGCCTTGATGCTGCTGAGTCACTTTTACTCAGGTGGAGTGAAACCGAAAACACAGGCGACAGCGGAAACGGCAGGGACGCAAACGAGTTCAGATAAAGGGGCGTCACAACCTGCTTCACTTCTCAAGAAAACATCGGATCATCCACAAACGATGGACGAGTATGCCAGTTATTATGAGGACCGCTTGAAAAGTATGCTCGACAGCATGGCGGGAATTTCCAATGCTAAAGTCCTTGTGACTCTTAGTTCCGGGCCAGAACAAGTCTATCAGCAGGATGTCAAAACCTCTGACCAGAAGACAACTGAACACGATTCAAATGGAGGAACCCGCTCTACTGTCAATAAGAGCGATGACTCTTCACTAGTCACAATCGATCAGGGGAACGGGCAAAAGAGTCCTATATTAGTCACTGAAAAAGGTCCGACAGTCAAAGCGATTCTCGTTGTCGCGAATGGAGTGACACGACCATCAGCACAGGAACGTGTGATAAATGCGGTTAGTACGGTACTGGATGTACCTTCTTATAAAGTCTCTGTTCAGGAAAGAAAATAA
- the spoIIIAB gene encoding stage III sporulation protein SpoIIIAB, with amino-acid sequence MKIIGIILIVSTTTLIGFALAKRYRERPRQLRQLVTALQSLESEIMFGLTPVFEAASHLVEQLPSPSNRFFADLLVLLDKRDGRALTDIWSETTESFWTQTALKQAEKEIWKQFGQTLGQSDRENQKKHIRLAISHLEREEEEARIAQQQYEKMTKSLGILGGLLIVLLLF; translated from the coding sequence ATGAAGATCATTGGGATTATATTAATTGTTTCAACTACCACCCTTATCGGCTTCGCGCTTGCTAAACGCTACAGGGAGCGCCCAAGGCAGCTGAGGCAATTAGTGACGGCTTTACAGTCATTGGAATCGGAAATTATGTTTGGTCTGACACCCGTTTTTGAGGCTGCCAGTCATCTCGTTGAACAGCTCCCAAGCCCTTCCAATCGCTTTTTCGCTGATTTGTTGGTCCTGTTAGATAAACGGGATGGCCGAGCCTTGACTGACATCTGGAGTGAAACTACCGAGAGTTTTTGGACGCAAACGGCTTTAAAACAGGCTGAAAAAGAAATATGGAAGCAATTTGGACAAACACTCGGTCAGTCTGACAGAGAGAATCAGAAAAAGCACATTCGGCTTGCGATTAGTCATCTGGAAAGAGAAGAAGAAGAGGCGCGAATTGCCCAGCAACAGTATGAAAAGATGACGAAGAGCCTTGGAATATTAGGCGGTCTGCTAATTGTTCTATTGCTGTTTTGA
- the spoIIIAE gene encoding stage III sporulation protein AE has protein sequence MKQFKQWMLPIGFLLVLVGGTFLFPELARAETPTQDWVDQQLKQLNLDDIQTFWNSVVDQYNGFLPESEQMTFLDFLKSDKQGLFREWTTGAIKYMFHELIINGKLLGTLILLTVLSMILQTIQNAFEHRAVSKVAYAVVYMVLIILTLNSFRVAIDYTTNAVDSMSHFLLALMPLIFAITATSGGATSVAFFHPMIIFLVNTSGWLISTIILPLLFMSALLHIVSTLTEHYKVTQLANLMRNVAIGGLAGFFAIFLGVMSVQGAATAISDGVLVRTAKFVTGNFVPVVGRMFTDAADTVFSASLLVKNTIGIAGLFILVALIAIPAIKVLVLALIYNIASAVLQPLGGGPIIECLGIMAKSMVFIFAALAIVSMMFFLALTIIIASGNLSLMVR, from the coding sequence GTGAAACAATTCAAACAGTGGATGCTGCCAATTGGGTTCCTCCTCGTACTGGTTGGGGGGACATTTCTTTTTCCAGAACTCGCCCGAGCGGAAACACCCACACAAGATTGGGTGGATCAGCAATTAAAGCAGCTCAATTTAGATGATATTCAGACCTTTTGGAATTCAGTGGTTGATCAGTATAACGGCTTTTTACCAGAAAGTGAACAGATGACCTTCCTAGATTTTTTAAAGTCGGACAAGCAAGGGCTATTTCGAGAATGGACAACCGGTGCCATTAAGTACATGTTTCATGAATTGATTATTAATGGCAAGCTGCTTGGAACACTTATTCTTTTGACTGTTCTCTCCATGATTTTACAAACCATTCAAAATGCCTTTGAACACCGCGCTGTTTCTAAGGTCGCCTATGCAGTTGTTTACATGGTGCTGATTATTTTAACACTGAACTCCTTTCGTGTGGCCATAGATTATACGACGAATGCCGTGGATAGCATGAGTCACTTTCTACTCGCTCTTATGCCGCTCATCTTTGCCATTACCGCAACGAGTGGCGGGGCAACCAGTGTAGCCTTCTTCCACCCCATGATCATTTTTTTAGTCAATACGAGTGGTTGGCTTATTTCTACCATTATTTTACCACTTCTTTTTATGTCGGCATTGCTTCACATTGTCAGTACTTTAACAGAGCATTACAAAGTGACGCAACTCGCCAATCTCATGCGAAATGTGGCCATAGGTGGATTAGCTGGTTTCTTTGCGATCTTTCTTGGGGTGATGTCGGTTCAGGGGGCCGCCACCGCGATATCTGATGGGGTTTTAGTACGAACGGCTAAATTTGTCACCGGGAATTTTGTTCCGGTTGTAGGAAGAATGTTCACAGATGCGGCAGATACGGTGTTCAGCGCTTCGTTACTTGTGAAAAACACGATAGGGATTGCCGGTTTATTTATACTTGTTGCCTTAATTGCAATTCCGGCAATAAAAGTGTTGGTCTTAGCCCTCATCTATAATATCGCTTCCGCTGTTCTGCAGCCTCTTGGGGGAGGGCCGATTATTGAATGTCTCGGCATTATGGCGAAAAGCATGGTGTTTATCTTTGCTGCTCTTGCGATTGTATCGATGATGTTCTTTTTGGCACTGACGATCATTATTGCCTCGGGGAATCTTTCTTTGATGGTCAGGTGA
- the spoIIIAC gene encoding stage III sporulation protein AC, whose amino-acid sequence MSLDVNTIFQIAGIGIIVAMIQTVLKQMGKEDWSQWVTLIGFVVILYMVATLIGDLFSKIRDVFLFQG is encoded by the coding sequence ATGTCTTTAGATGTAAATACGATCTTTCAAATTGCGGGTATTGGCATTATTGTTGCCATGATTCAAACCGTGCTGAAGCAAATGGGAAAAGAGGATTGGTCACAGTGGGTCACTTTAATCGGCTTCGTTGTCATTCTTTACATGGTGGCCACCTTAATCGGGGATCTCTTTTCAAAAATCCGTGATGTGTTTCTTTTCCAAGGTTAG
- the mntR gene encoding transcriptional regulator MntR: MAPTPSMEDYIERIYLLIEDKGYARVSDIAEALEVHPSSVTKMVQRLDKDQYLVYEKYRGLVLTPKGKKLGKRLVFRHELLEDFLKVIGVKPETIYSDVEGIEHHLSWDAIDRIGDLVQYFQEDASRVEELRAVQHQNNEESDH, translated from the coding sequence ATGGCGCCGACACCGAGCATGGAGGATTACATCGAAAGAATCTATCTATTAATTGAAGATAAAGGGTACGCGCGAGTGTCTGATATAGCGGAAGCGCTAGAAGTTCATCCCTCCTCCGTCACAAAAATGGTTCAACGACTGGATAAAGATCAATATCTTGTATATGAAAAATACCGTGGATTAGTTTTGACACCGAAAGGAAAAAAACTCGGAAAGCGACTTGTTTTTCGTCATGAATTACTTGAGGATTTCTTGAAGGTGATCGGTGTCAAACCGGAGACTATTTATTCCGACGTTGAAGGTATTGAACACCATCTCAGTTGGGACGCCATTGACCGGATTGGAGATCTTGTCCAATATTTTCAAGAGGATGCTTCAAGAGTGGAAGAATTAAGAGCTGTACAACATCAAAATAATGAAGAATCGGACCATTAA
- a CDS encoding DUF1385 domain-containing protein, protein MAEKETMYGGQAVIEGVMMGGRFTSVTAIRRKDGTIAFFEVPRDSKSSYSFLKKWPLVRGVIGIIESSILGSKHLNFSSEKYDKLPEEDVEETEENKGKWGMILGLSVMAILSFLFGKFIFTLLPALAADALTPFFPGKVSQILTEGVLKIILLLAYIYFISITPLMKRVFQYHGAEHKVINAFENDLSLTVENVKKQTRLHYRCGSSFILFTAIISVFLYFFVPLHPLSVRMLTRIALIPVDLGLSYEVLRLTNAVRHIPGLKVLGYPGLWLQLLTTKEPDADQIEVAIAAFNEMKRREADTLLEKDTSVVS, encoded by the coding sequence ATGGCGGAAAAAGAAACGATGTATGGTGGGCAAGCCGTAATTGAAGGGGTCATGATGGGCGGCCGGTTCACAAGTGTGACCGCCATACGAAGAAAAGATGGCACCATTGCGTTTTTCGAGGTGCCTCGCGATTCAAAGTCTTCATATAGTTTCCTGAAGAAATGGCCATTAGTACGAGGGGTTATTGGAATCATTGAATCCAGTATACTCGGTTCAAAGCACCTGAATTTTTCTTCAGAAAAATACGATAAACTTCCAGAAGAAGATGTTGAAGAAACCGAAGAAAACAAAGGAAAGTGGGGCATGATTCTTGGACTTTCTGTCATGGCCATTCTTTCTTTCTTGTTCGGTAAGTTTATTTTCACACTCCTTCCGGCACTCGCTGCTGATGCTTTGACACCCTTTTTCCCAGGTAAAGTCTCGCAAATTTTAACAGAGGGTGTTCTGAAAATCATTCTGTTGCTTGCTTATATTTATTTTATTTCGATCACGCCGCTCATGAAGCGTGTTTTTCAATACCATGGTGCTGAACATAAAGTTATAAATGCTTTTGAAAATGACCTCAGTCTTACGGTTGAGAATGTCAAAAAACAAACACGTCTTCACTACAGATGTGGAAGCAGCTTTATTCTTTTCACGGCTATTATTAGTGTTTTTCTTTACTTTTTTGTCCCATTGCATCCGCTAAGTGTCCGGATGTTAACACGCATTGCGTTAATCCCTGTTGATCTTGGGCTCTCTTATGAAGTCCTTCGCTTAACCAATGCGGTCAGACACATCCCAGGATTAAAAGTACTGGGCTACCCCGGTCTTTGGTTACAATTACTCACAACAAAAGAACCGGATGCTGACCAAATTGAAGTGGCGATTGCCGCGTTTAATGAGATGAAACGACGCGAAGCTGATACTTTGTTAGAAAAGGATACATCGGTTGTAAGTTAA